The Doryrhamphus excisus isolate RoL2022-K1 chromosome 1, RoL_Dexc_1.0, whole genome shotgun sequence genome includes a window with the following:
- the ccdc85al gene encoding coiled-coil domain containing 85A, like isoform X2, whose translation MEKATPPPQPQVQLSIAKTDSPAEDISGLSDEDLFKWTKEDLVRRLRRSEADKMSVILDHGNLIREVNRSLQLHLNEIRGLKDINQKLQEDNRELRDLCCFLDDDRQKGKRVSREWQRLGRYSSSIMRKEVTLYLQKLKELELRQEEVIRENMELKELCLLLDEEKGIVSGSGGSGGNVGMGVGSRNSIDSQNSLLLVPGQGLLMRDVGDGSSTSSAGSADSSDHHQHKHLAVGGSSLGSAGEKGSPELVHKPRCSSISAIGGMADREASSPEHPAGRHRSTSLEYPYTLPQLCRPRCGSISVPDHSRVIRGLSPEKYGRNVGRNSPDQHPKHYSSDLHLGQRQHYLGQGGSGDLYQRHHRGSVSSTGCESPESRHVHLGTSEHTEKSCMAQGGSPETHRHQYSMSPDHVKFGSPVRDTQRRSTGEELSPHHRSIYNGMNASMPPLDLTAVSSSEE comes from the exons ATGGAGAAAGCTACTCCTCCGCCCCAGCCTCAGGTGCAGCTGTCTATAGCTAAGACCGACAGTCCGGCAGAGGACATCTCCGGATTGTCCGATGAGGACCTGTTCAAGTGGACTAAGGAGGATCTGGTGAGGCGTCTGAGGCGCTCAGAGGCTGACAAAATGAGCGTGATTCTGGACCACGGGAATCTCATCCGTGAGGTCAACCGCAGCCTACAGTTGCACTTGAACGAGATCAGAGGGCTGAAG GACATCAATCAGAAGCTGCAGGAAGACAACCGTGAACTGCGGGACTTGTGTTGCTTCCTGGATGACGACCGCCAGAAAGGAAAGCGTGTGTCCAGGGAGTGGCAGCGTCTGGGACGTTACAGCTCGAGCATTATGCGCAAAGAGGTGACGCTCTACCTCCAAAAGCTCAAGGAACTAGAGCTACGACAGGAGGAGGTTATCCGTGAGAACATGGAGCTTAAGGAACTCTGTCTCCTACTGGATGAGGAGAAAGGAATAGTAAGTGGCAGTGGAGGAAGCGGCGGGAATGTCGGTATGGGAGTGGGGTCACGAAACTCCATAGACAGCCAAAACAGTTTACTGCTGGTGCCTGGGCAAGGTCTCCTCATGAGGGATGTTGGGGATGGAAGCAGTACCTCAAGTGCAGGGAGTGCCGACAGTTCAGATCACCATCAACATAAGCACCTAGCAGTTGGAGGGAGCAGCCTTGGTAGTGCTGGGGAAAAAGGAAGTCCCGAGCTGGTGCATAAACCGAGGTGCAGCAGCATTAGTGCCATAGGCGGAATGGCGGACAGGGAGGCGTCAAGCCCCGAGCACCCTGCCGGGCGCCACCGGAGTACCAGTCTGGAGTACCCGTACACTTTACCCCAACTCTGTCGACCCCGCTGTGGCTCCATATCAGTGCCTGACCACAGTCGAGTCATTCGGGGTCTGAGCCCAGAGAAATACGGGAGGAACGTGGGACGAAACAGTCCAGACCAGCACCCCAAGCACTACAGCTCTGACCTCCACTTAGGCCAGAGGCAGCACTACCTGGGTCAGGGGGGCAGCGGTGACCTCTACCAGAGGCACCACAGGGGTAGCGTTAGCAGCACCGGTTGTGAGAGCCCTGAATCACGCCATGTACATCTAGGGACCAGTGAACATACCGAAAAGAGCTGTATGGCCCAAGGGGGAAGTCCTGAAACTCATAGGCACCAATACAGTATGAGCCCAGACCACGTGAAGTTCGGCAGCCCAGTGAGAGACACGCAGAGGAGGTCAACTGGGGAAGAGCTGTCGCCACATCATCGGAGCATCTATAACGGCATGAATG
- the ccdc85al gene encoding coiled-coil domain containing 85A, like isoform X1, whose amino-acid sequence MEKATPPPQPQVQLSIAKTDSPAEDISGLSDEDLFKWTKEDLVRRLRRSEADKMSVILDHGNLIREVNRSLQLHLNEIRGLKDINQKLQEDNRELRDLCCFLDDDRQKGKRVSREWQRLGRYSSSIMRKEVTLYLQKLKELELRQEEVIRENMELKELCLLLDEEKGIVSGSGGSGGNVGMGVGSRNSIDSQNSLLLVPGQGLLMRDVGDGSSTSSAGSADSSDHHQHKHLAVGGSSLGSAGEKGSPELVHKPRCSSISAIGGMADREASSPEHPAGRHRSTSLEYPYTLPQLCRPRCGSISVPDHSRVIRGLSPEKYGRNVGRNSPDQHPKHYSSDLHLGQRQHYLGQGGSGDLYQRHHRGSVSSTGCESPESRHVHLGTSEHTEKSCMAQGGSPETHRHQYSMSPDHVKFGSPVRDTQRRSTGEELSPHHRSIYNGMNALISAGCCTNNCRNVKLWDSFDASS is encoded by the exons ATGGAGAAAGCTACTCCTCCGCCCCAGCCTCAGGTGCAGCTGTCTATAGCTAAGACCGACAGTCCGGCAGAGGACATCTCCGGATTGTCCGATGAGGACCTGTTCAAGTGGACTAAGGAGGATCTGGTGAGGCGTCTGAGGCGCTCAGAGGCTGACAAAATGAGCGTGATTCTGGACCACGGGAATCTCATCCGTGAGGTCAACCGCAGCCTACAGTTGCACTTGAACGAGATCAGAGGGCTGAAG GACATCAATCAGAAGCTGCAGGAAGACAACCGTGAACTGCGGGACTTGTGTTGCTTCCTGGATGACGACCGCCAGAAAGGAAAGCGTGTGTCCAGGGAGTGGCAGCGTCTGGGACGTTACAGCTCGAGCATTATGCGCAAAGAGGTGACGCTCTACCTCCAAAAGCTCAAGGAACTAGAGCTACGACAGGAGGAGGTTATCCGTGAGAACATGGAGCTTAAGGAACTCTGTCTCCTACTGGATGAGGAGAAAGGAATAGTAAGTGGCAGTGGAGGAAGCGGCGGGAATGTCGGTATGGGAGTGGGGTCACGAAACTCCATAGACAGCCAAAACAGTTTACTGCTGGTGCCTGGGCAAGGTCTCCTCATGAGGGATGTTGGGGATGGAAGCAGTACCTCAAGTGCAGGGAGTGCCGACAGTTCAGATCACCATCAACATAAGCACCTAGCAGTTGGAGGGAGCAGCCTTGGTAGTGCTGGGGAAAAAGGAAGTCCCGAGCTGGTGCATAAACCGAGGTGCAGCAGCATTAGTGCCATAGGCGGAATGGCGGACAGGGAGGCGTCAAGCCCCGAGCACCCTGCCGGGCGCCACCGGAGTACCAGTCTGGAGTACCCGTACACTTTACCCCAACTCTGTCGACCCCGCTGTGGCTCCATATCAGTGCCTGACCACAGTCGAGTCATTCGGGGTCTGAGCCCAGAGAAATACGGGAGGAACGTGGGACGAAACAGTCCAGACCAGCACCCCAAGCACTACAGCTCTGACCTCCACTTAGGCCAGAGGCAGCACTACCTGGGTCAGGGGGGCAGCGGTGACCTCTACCAGAGGCACCACAGGGGTAGCGTTAGCAGCACCGGTTGTGAGAGCCCTGAATCACGCCATGTACATCTAGGGACCAGTGAACATACCGAAAAGAGCTGTATGGCCCAAGGGGGAAGTCCTGAAACTCATAGGCACCAATACAGTATGAGCCCAGACCACGTGAAGTTCGGCAGCCCAGTGAGAGACACGCAGAGGAGGTCAACTGGGGAAGAGCTGTCGCCACATCATCGGAGCATCTATAACGGCATGAATG